AATGTCAATTTGGATAAATATAGTGCTAGAGTCTTGGCCTAGAATCCCAAGGAGGGCCACCGTAGTATGAGCAATGCAACCAGAATCGCTATGTTAATAAGAATACCAATCCCGCCCTTATCAGCCAGCTTCTGCAGTTCTCCATCCCAGAAAATAATGAATCTCCCCACACCAGAGCTGTGGGGTATATCATGTCTCAGGCTGCTGAGGTTGCATTGACCATGGCTTGTCCAAACCATAGCAGAGCTGCGGAGTATAACCATTAAGATCAACCTACTCCATCCGCCCCTATGGTGTGTGGAGCATGCTGTCAGCAGCTATCTGTACCTCGTGCACACATATCAGTGGTCAAATCTCATAATTTAAAATTTACTTACTCTTCGACTTCATATTGATTACTGTTATTTTTGGAGGTACATGTCCCTCCCCTCACCGCATCCACATCAATAATACGTTCCACCCGATGCGCAGCCATCCCTTTAAAACCGGAGGGGCATTTTTTCAGATCATTATTACTTCTACTGGCAGCCCATTCGAGCAGCGGCAATATCGCTTTCCTGAGTTCAATACCGTCATTTGTCAAAGAATATTCAACCCTGCGTGGTATCTCTGCAA
This window of the Methanosarcinales archaeon genome carries:
- a CDS encoding helix-turn-helix transcriptional regulator, which encodes MRKDNNHLCLCPLEGIIDTISKKWALLIVNDIGNHEKLRFNQLMENLNGISPKALSDTLKKLENEQLVRRESFAEIPRRVEYSLTNDGIELRKAILPLLEWAASRSNNDLKKCPSGFKGMAAHRVERIIDVDAVRGGTCTSKNNSNQYEVEE